From Vicia villosa cultivar HV-30 ecotype Madison, WI unplaced genomic scaffold, Vvil1.0 ctg.002361F_1_1, whole genome shotgun sequence, the proteins below share one genomic window:
- the LOC131638657 gene encoding uncharacterized protein LOC131638657, whose product MDEIKGGMAQMLSFMKDIKDEQERAREARNRYEETPNDGNPLLGYVRGFDPHKSNTHSSKRVTKTHEEGEASHEGFIPATQKEGAPRTVRIPANNPPKDEDYVDLQYGEVDEPNQEYQHKQTQADSEESARNNGQIKALEERLKAVEGYDTNPMPRHDGAVNAIEVVTEQEFVQQRSSPIDALKRYLLAKGFVLEHNEAFKTTLQRLVNQGVVQFKEYPEEEYVAMLDRNEPLMIPRQGARKTLIIPCAKATLLIPAQVHTRIIPVRDPYPVDKMKAVPWEYESNASTDVTNIVGPGGMTRSGRIFNTAKSKENSAQANDQATVVPTERSTPIDKEITNKDAEEFLALIKKSDYKVVDQLHQTPSRISLLSLLIHSEKHRDTLMKILSAAHVTKDITVNQFDGMVANLTAGACLSFSEHELPSQGKEHNKALHISIQCGKAHLSRVLIDTGSSLNVMPKATLDKIDLEGLVIRPSRLVVKAFDGSQSPVFGEVDLPVVIGPHTFCINFQVMEIEPAYTCLLGRPWIHAAGAVTSTLHQKVKFVDGNSIVTVSGEEDIFVSNLDSY is encoded by the exons ATGGATGAGATTAAGGGAGGAATGGCACAAATGTTGAGCTTCATGAAGGACATTAAGGATGAGCAGGAAAGAGCGAGGGAAGCTCGGAATCGGTATGAGGAGACGCCAAACGATGGCAATCCActgttaggatatgttcgaggctttGACCCTCATAAGTCAAACACCCACTCATCAAAGAGGGTTACCaaaacccatgaagagggagaagcctCCCATGAAGGATTCATTCCCGCTACTCAGAAAGAGGGGGCGCCTCGCACTGTTCGTATCCCTGCTAACAATCCACCTAAGGATGAGGATTATGTGGATTTACAATATGGGGAGGTAGACGAGCCGAATCAGGAGTACCAACATAAGCAAACCCAAGCTGATTCTGAAGAGAGCGCTAGAAATAacggacaaatcaaggcgctggaagaaaggctGAAGgcagtagaaggatacgat ACAAACCCTATGCCCCGCCATGATGGCGCAGTCAACGCAATAGAGGTAGTCACCGAGCAAGAGTTTGTTCAACAACggagctcccccatagatgcccttaagaggtatctacttgcAAAGGGGTTCGTCCTCGAACATAACGAAGCCTTTAAGACAACCTTGCAAAGACTCGTGAATCAAGGGGTAGTTCAGTTTAAAGAATATCCTGAGGAAGAGTATGTGGCCATGCTGGACAGGAATGAACCGTTAATGATACCAAGACAAGGGGCAAGGAAGACGTTGATCATCCCTTGCGCCAAAGCCACACTGCTGATACCCGCACAAGTACACACTAGGATTATCCCAGTCAGGGATCCATATCctgtggacaagatgaaagcagtTCCATGGGAATATGAGTCTAACGCTAGTACCGATGTGACAAACATCGTCGGGCCTGGGGGTATGACTCGTAGCGGTCGCATATTCAATACTGCTAAATCAAAAGAGAATTCAGCACAAGCAAATGATCAAGCCACTGTGGTCCCTACTGAAAGAAGCACACCCATAGACAAGGAGATCACTAACAAAGATGccgaagaattcttggcattaatcaagaaaagtgattataagGTAGTGGATCAGTTGCACCAAACTCCATCCAGGATATCACTCCTCTCGCTGTTAATTCATTCAGAAAAACATCGAGACACCCTGATGAAGATCTTGAGTGCTGCCCATGTAACCAAAGACATCACTGTAAATCAAtttgatggaatggtggctaatcttaCTGCTGGGGCATGCTTAAGCTTCAGTGAACACGAGTTGCCCTCACAAGGGAAAGAGCATaacaaagccctgcacatctccatACAATGCGGGAAAGCTCATCTGTCTAGAGTGCTGATCGACACAGGGTCgtcattaaatgtgatgccaaaggccACCTTAGACAAGATAGATTTGGAAGGACTGGTAATAAGACCAAGCCGTCTGGTGGTCAAAGCCTTTGATGGGTCGCAAAGCCCGGTGTTTGGAGAAGTGGACCTCCCTGTGGTAATAGGCCCTCACACTTTCTGCATCAacttccaagtgatggagattgagcCTGCCTATACATGTTtattaggacgcccttggatccatgctgctggggcagttacctctaCCCTGCATCAAAAGGTGAAATTTGTGGATGGAAACTCTATAGTAACCGTCAGTGGGGAGGAGgacatatttgtcagcaatctagaCTCATACTGA